A genomic window from Streptomyces broussonetiae includes:
- a CDS encoding DinB family protein: MLESRLDFHRATLELKCRGLDDAQVRLAPAEPSSPALLGLVQHLAEVERNWFQRVPAGLEVPPPFADETGYGLDPERGLQEALDVWRAQIARGRELLAGREPDDTGRMADKPPAGVEVGVRRVLIHLVEEYARHNGHADILRERIGETTGA; this comes from the coding sequence ATGCTGGAGAGCCGGCTGGACTTCCACCGGGCCACGCTGGAACTCAAGTGCCGGGGGCTGGACGACGCGCAGGTGCGGCTCGCCCCGGCGGAGCCGTCGTCGCCGGCGCTGCTCGGGCTCGTCCAGCATCTCGCCGAGGTCGAACGGAACTGGTTCCAGCGGGTGCCGGCCGGCCTGGAGGTGCCGCCGCCGTTCGCGGACGAGACGGGGTACGGCCTCGATCCCGAGCGCGGGCTTCAGGAAGCGCTGGACGTGTGGCGGGCGCAGATCGCGCGCGGCCGGGAGCTGCTCGCCGGGCGGGAGCCGGACGACACCGGGCGCATGGCCGACAAGCCGCCGGCAGGCGTCGAGGTCGGTGTGCGCCGGGTGCTCATCCACCTCGTCGAGGAGTACGCCCGGCACAACGGACACGCCGACATTCTGCGTGAACGGATCGGCGAAACCACCGGCGCCTGA
- the ectA gene encoding diaminobutyrate acetyltransferase — translation MTAAPADLLIDHPAVNDGATLWRLAKDSKTLDLNSSYSYLLWCRDFAGTSAVARGADGEPVGFVTGYVRPDRPHTLLVWQVAVDSAHRGLGIAAALLDGLTARLVAERGVTEVETTITPGNTASERLFTSFAARHGAHLEREVLFPAELFPDGSHDPEVLYRIGPLTEFTAH, via the coding sequence ATGACTGCCGCACCCGCAGACCTTCTGATCGACCATCCGGCGGTGAACGACGGAGCCACGCTCTGGCGTCTCGCCAAGGACTCGAAAACCCTCGACCTGAACTCCTCGTACAGCTATCTGCTGTGGTGCCGCGACTTCGCCGGGACCTCGGCGGTGGCGCGTGGTGCGGACGGGGAGCCGGTCGGATTCGTCACCGGCTACGTGCGGCCCGACCGCCCGCACACCCTGCTGGTCTGGCAGGTGGCCGTCGACTCCGCCCACCGGGGTCTCGGCATCGCCGCCGCACTGCTGGACGGGCTGACCGCACGACTGGTCGCCGAGCGCGGCGTCACCGAGGTGGAGACGACCATCACGCCCGGCAACACCGCTTCCGAGCGGCTGTTCACCTCGTTCGCCGCCCGGCACGGGGCGCACCTCGAACGCGAGGTGCTGTTCCCCGCCGAGCTGTTCCCGGACGGCAGCCACGACCCCGAAGTCCTCTACCGCATCGGCCCGCTGACCGAGTTCACCGCCCACTGA